The proteins below are encoded in one region of Helianthus annuus cultivar XRQ/B chromosome 2, HanXRQr2.0-SUNRISE, whole genome shotgun sequence:
- the LOC110901042 gene encoding receptor-like protein EIX1 isoform X2, which produces MMGYHNGKKTYQFVFFFVLSLMLSWLKTATSTPLRHQLLAATGGEGYGNYKCSDKERDALLHFKAYIHKDPRGILSTWANDEEETNDCCKWRGVTCNNQTGHVTKLYLRSGLEGKISPSLLNLSYLNDLDLSGNSFNGTIPMFIGSMTQLRYLDLGWNNFTGTIPPELGNLTNLHGLSLEFLSGCAVKNLDWLSHMSRLEYLHMSRITLSKADNWVNVILSLKKLSSLRFGGCNLSHVVHPYSFSLVNSSSSIVNLYLEVNNLNSSMYDWLLPLTSNRLEVLSIYSNKLDWISKYLGNLCSLTSLFISRNSLSVKFPDFLKNLTGCTSVTLEELVASHNQFTGPLSDDIQNFPSLQYLSFSNNKLNGTISEKVWELPNLRFLFLFSNSLKGGIFENIGKSNIMSVDLSNNSLGGVISKAHMSNMSSVEMIDLSSNNFYGPIPNVPSTVRWLDLSKNQFYGRISFLCQIVDSPLLFLDLSSNSLTGQIPNCLWHFRKLRVLNLGYNKLFKLPTSIGSLINLEALYINNNKFSGELPLSLQNCTNLLFLHLGANRFYGNLPFWIGEKLSSLYALSLTSNNFSGAVPLQLCQLVKLQILDLSINNLYGSIPACLSNITAMVQEEFSAHQIGEFHLALNSNPLSLQGTPEMMDYVDLH; this is translated from the exons AAAAAACTTATcaatttgttttcttttttgttttgtcACTTATGTTGTCATGGTTAAAAACTGCAACTTCCACTCCCCTTCGCCATCAATTGTTAGCAGCTACGGGAGGAGAAGGATATGGTAATTATAAGTGTTCTGATAAGGAGAGAGATGCTCTTCTTCATTTCAAAGCATACATTCATAAAGATCCCCGTGGCATTCTCTCTACATGGGCAAATGATGAAGAAGAAACCAATGATTGTTGTAAATGGAGAGGGGTCACGTGCAATAACCAAACAGGTCATGTCACAAAGCTTTACTTGCGCTCTGGTCTTGAAGGTAAGATTAGCCCTTCCTTGCTTAACTTAAGTTACCTGAATGACCTGGACCTTTCTGGAAATTCTTTTAATGGAACCATTCCCATGTTCATCGGTTCCATGACTCAGCTAAGGTATCTTGACCTTGGGTGGAATAATTTTACTGGAACAATTCCTCCAGAACTTGGAAACCTCACAAACTTGCATGGGCTTTCACTTGAATTCCTAAGTGGTTGTGCCGTTAAAAACTTAGATTGGTTGTCTCATATGTCTCGGTTGGAGTATCTTCACATGTCACGTATTACTTTGAGCAAAGCAGATAACTGGGTGAATGTGATTCTAAGCCTTAAAAAATTGTCATCTTTACGTTTTGGGGGATGCAACCTTTCACATGTCGTGCATCCATATTCTTTTTCCCTTGTCAATTCTTCTTCATCTATTGTTAACCTTTATCTCGAAGTAAACAATCTCAACTCATCCATGTATGATTGGTTGCTCCCACTAACTAGCAATAGACTTGAAGTACTTTCTATCTATAGCAACAAATTAGATTGGATTTCCAAATACCTTGGAAATCTATGTAGTTTGACGTCTTTATTTATTAGTAGAAACTCACTGTCTGTCAAATTTCctgatttcttgaaaaacttgACGGGATGCACTTCTGTTACGTTAGAAGAGTTGGTAGCTTCACATAACCAATTCACAGGGCCATTGTCTGATGATATCCAAAATTTTCCATCCCTTCAATATTTGAGTTTTTCCAACAATAAGTTAAATGGAACTATAAGCGAGAAAGTATGGGAACTACCCAATCTTcgttttcttttccttttttccAATTCTCTGAAAGGTGGAATCTTTGAAAACATTGGAAAATCAAATATTATGAGTGTAGATCTTTCAAACAACTCACTCGGAGGAGTAATTTCCAAAGCCCACATGTCAAACATGTCCAGTGTTGAGATGATTGACTTGAGTTCCAACAACTTTTATGGTCCTATACCAAATGTTCCATCCACCGTGAGATGGTTAGACCTTTCCAAAAATCAATTTTATGGAAGAATCTCCTTTTTGTGCCAAATTGTCGATAGTCCTTTACTTTTTCTTGATCTATCAAGCAATTCATTGACTGGACAAATCCCAAATTGCTTGTGGCATTTCAGAAAACTAAGAGTTCTTAATCTTGGATACAACAAACTATTCAAGCTTCCTACTTCCATTGGATCTTTAATCAATCTTGAGGCGTTGTATATAAACAATAACAAGTTCTCTGGAGAATTGCCTTTGTCATTGCAGAATTGCACTAATTTACTTTTCTTGCATTTGGGGGCCAATAGGTTTTATGGTAATCTGCCTTTTTGGATTGGGGAAAAGTTATCATCGTTATATGCTCTTAGCCTAACATCAAACAACTTCTCTGGAGCCGTCCCTTTACAATTATGTCAATTAGTAAAGCTACAAATTCTGGACTTGTCCATTAATAACCTCTATGGAAGTATCCCTGCTTGTCTTAGTAATATCACTGCCATGGTTCAAGAAGAATTTTCAGCTCACCAAATT GGAGAATTCCATCTAGCACTCAACTCCAATCCTTTGAGCCTTCAAGGTACACCAGAAATGATGGACTATGTGGACCTCCACTAA
- the LOC110901042 gene encoding receptor-like protein EIX1 isoform X1 — MMGYHNATGGEGYGNYKCSDKERDALLHFKAYIHKDPRGILSTWANDEEETNDCCKWRGVTCNNQTGHVTKLYLRSGLEGKISPSLLNLSYLNDLDLSGNSFNGTIPMFIGSMTQLRYLDLGWNNFTGTIPPELGNLTNLHGLSLEFLSGCAVKNLDWLSHMSRLEYLHMSRITLSKADNWVNVILSLKKLSSLRFGGCNLSHVVHPYSFSLVNSSSSIVNLYLEVNNLNSSMYDWLLPLTSNRLEVLSIYSNKLDWISKYLGNLCSLTSLFISRNSLSVKFPDFLKNLTGCTSVTLEELVASHNQFTGPLSDDIQNFPSLQYLSFSNNKLNGTISEKVWELPNLRFLFLFSNSLKGGIFENIGKSNIMSVDLSNNSLGGVISKAHMSNMSSVEMIDLSSNNFYGPIPNVPSTVRWLDLSKNQFYGRISFLCQIVDSPLLFLDLSSNSLTGQIPNCLWHFRKLRVLNLGYNKLFKLPTSIGSLINLEALYINNNKFSGELPLSLQNCTNLLFLHLGANRFYGNLPFWIGEKLSSLYALSLTSNNFSGAVPLQLCQLVKLQILDLSINNLYGSIPACLSNITAMVQEEFSAHQIVSYSSSQRFDFSEEIVDRMMLHWQGNVREFSSNLGLVKIINLSRNNLTGKIPDELTDLHKLIALDLSMNTLNGEIPSKIGLMKELQILDLSRNNLSGGLPTEMSQMTLLNYLDVSYNNLSGRIPSSTQLQSFEPSRYTRNDGLCGPPLSKYCHGDEELDVPPLVDQTEVEGEGTDEFERWFCIGGATGFAIGFWTVCSVLLLNHRLRHAFFNYINRLEIWVYVKGSHIYRCILDNPLLSSWKS; from the coding sequence CTACGGGAGGAGAAGGATATGGTAATTATAAGTGTTCTGATAAGGAGAGAGATGCTCTTCTTCATTTCAAAGCATACATTCATAAAGATCCCCGTGGCATTCTCTCTACATGGGCAAATGATGAAGAAGAAACCAATGATTGTTGTAAATGGAGAGGGGTCACGTGCAATAACCAAACAGGTCATGTCACAAAGCTTTACTTGCGCTCTGGTCTTGAAGGTAAGATTAGCCCTTCCTTGCTTAACTTAAGTTACCTGAATGACCTGGACCTTTCTGGAAATTCTTTTAATGGAACCATTCCCATGTTCATCGGTTCCATGACTCAGCTAAGGTATCTTGACCTTGGGTGGAATAATTTTACTGGAACAATTCCTCCAGAACTTGGAAACCTCACAAACTTGCATGGGCTTTCACTTGAATTCCTAAGTGGTTGTGCCGTTAAAAACTTAGATTGGTTGTCTCATATGTCTCGGTTGGAGTATCTTCACATGTCACGTATTACTTTGAGCAAAGCAGATAACTGGGTGAATGTGATTCTAAGCCTTAAAAAATTGTCATCTTTACGTTTTGGGGGATGCAACCTTTCACATGTCGTGCATCCATATTCTTTTTCCCTTGTCAATTCTTCTTCATCTATTGTTAACCTTTATCTCGAAGTAAACAATCTCAACTCATCCATGTATGATTGGTTGCTCCCACTAACTAGCAATAGACTTGAAGTACTTTCTATCTATAGCAACAAATTAGATTGGATTTCCAAATACCTTGGAAATCTATGTAGTTTGACGTCTTTATTTATTAGTAGAAACTCACTGTCTGTCAAATTTCctgatttcttgaaaaacttgACGGGATGCACTTCTGTTACGTTAGAAGAGTTGGTAGCTTCACATAACCAATTCACAGGGCCATTGTCTGATGATATCCAAAATTTTCCATCCCTTCAATATTTGAGTTTTTCCAACAATAAGTTAAATGGAACTATAAGCGAGAAAGTATGGGAACTACCCAATCTTcgttttcttttccttttttccAATTCTCTGAAAGGTGGAATCTTTGAAAACATTGGAAAATCAAATATTATGAGTGTAGATCTTTCAAACAACTCACTCGGAGGAGTAATTTCCAAAGCCCACATGTCAAACATGTCCAGTGTTGAGATGATTGACTTGAGTTCCAACAACTTTTATGGTCCTATACCAAATGTTCCATCCACCGTGAGATGGTTAGACCTTTCCAAAAATCAATTTTATGGAAGAATCTCCTTTTTGTGCCAAATTGTCGATAGTCCTTTACTTTTTCTTGATCTATCAAGCAATTCATTGACTGGACAAATCCCAAATTGCTTGTGGCATTTCAGAAAACTAAGAGTTCTTAATCTTGGATACAACAAACTATTCAAGCTTCCTACTTCCATTGGATCTTTAATCAATCTTGAGGCGTTGTATATAAACAATAACAAGTTCTCTGGAGAATTGCCTTTGTCATTGCAGAATTGCACTAATTTACTTTTCTTGCATTTGGGGGCCAATAGGTTTTATGGTAATCTGCCTTTTTGGATTGGGGAAAAGTTATCATCGTTATATGCTCTTAGCCTAACATCAAACAACTTCTCTGGAGCCGTCCCTTTACAATTATGTCAATTAGTAAAGCTACAAATTCTGGACTTGTCCATTAATAACCTCTATGGAAGTATCCCTGCTTGTCTTAGTAATATCACTGCCATGGTTCAAGAAGAATTTTCAGCTCACCAAATTGTAAGTTATTCTTCTTCCCAAAGGTTTGACTTTAGCGAAGAGATTGTTGATCGTATGATGCTCCATTGGCAAGGAAATGTAAGGGAATTTAGTAGCAATCTAGGATTAGTGAAGATTATCAATTTATCTAGAAACAATCTAACAGGAAAAATCCCAGATGAACTAACTGATCTCCATAAACTAATTGCACTGGATCTGTCAATGAACACTCTCAATGGAGAGATTCCATCAAAAATTGGTCTGATGAAAGAACTTCAAATTTTAGATCTATCTAGAAACAATCTTTCAGGAGGATTGCCGACAGAAATGTCTCAGATGACTTTATTAAATTATTTAGATGTGTCGTATAATAACTTGTCAGGGAGAATTCCATCTAGCACTCAACTCCAATCCTTTGAGCCTTCAAGGTACACCAGAAATGATGGACTATGTGGACCTCCACTAAGCAAATATTGCCATGGAGATGAAGAGTTAGATGTCCCACCCCTTGTTGATCAAACTGAGGTAGAAGGTGAAGGCACGGATGAATTTGAGAGATGGTTTTGTATTGGTGGGGCAACTGGTTTTGCTATCGGATTTTGGACGGTGTGTAGTGTATTACTTCTCAACCACCGCTTGAGGCATGCTTTCTTTAACTACATAAATAGGTTGGAAATTTGGGTTTATGTAAAGGGATCACACATCTATCGTTGTATTTTAGATAATCCACTTCTGTCCTCATGGAAATCATAG